The following coding sequences are from one Collimonas arenae window:
- the hemW gene encoding radical SAM family heme chaperone HemW gives MIPIKPIGMPGQAKSQPADKPSAAAQAALAYLQPGALSLSALPPLSLYIHFPWCVKKCPYCDFNSHEAKGDGGFPEEEYLAALRADLEAALPLIWGRKIYTIFIGGGTPSLMSAAGLDRLMSDVRSLLPLDGAAEITMEANPGTFEAEKFKSYRQSGINRLSIGIQSFNARHLQALGRIHDDGEARRAVEIAHSTFDNFNLDLMYALPSQTLEEARQDVATAIGFAPPHLSLYHLTLEPNTYFAKYPPVVPDDDASAEMQDMISAQTGAAGYGHYEVSAYAQPGRQARHNLNYWQFGDYLGIGAGAHSKLSFPHRVIRQMRYKQPKAYLEHSRLGNVVQEEVEIGRDDLGFEFMLNALRLNNGFEVNQFSERTGLALNVIEKSLNQAEAKGLLYRDHKIIRPTELGRRFLNDLQQMFLLD, from the coding sequence ATGATTCCTATCAAACCTATCGGCATGCCGGGCCAAGCCAAGAGCCAGCCAGCAGACAAGCCATCCGCTGCGGCCCAGGCCGCGCTGGCCTATCTGCAACCAGGCGCATTGAGCCTCAGCGCGTTGCCGCCGCTGTCGCTATATATCCACTTTCCTTGGTGCGTCAAAAAGTGTCCGTATTGCGATTTCAATTCGCATGAAGCGAAGGGCGATGGCGGCTTTCCTGAAGAAGAATACCTGGCTGCGCTGCGAGCCGACCTGGAAGCGGCGCTGCCGCTGATCTGGGGCCGCAAGATCTATACGATCTTCATCGGCGGCGGTACGCCCAGCCTGATGTCGGCGGCAGGGCTGGATCGGCTGATGTCGGATGTACGCTCGTTGTTGCCGCTGGACGGCGCGGCGGAAATTACGATGGAAGCCAATCCAGGCACCTTCGAAGCGGAAAAATTCAAGTCGTATCGGCAAAGCGGCATCAACCGCCTGTCGATCGGCATCCAGAGTTTCAACGCCCGCCATCTGCAGGCGCTGGGACGTATCCACGATGATGGCGAGGCGCGTCGCGCGGTCGAGATCGCGCATTCGACTTTCGACAATTTCAATCTCGACCTGATGTATGCGCTGCCGTCGCAAACTCTGGAAGAGGCGCGGCAAGATGTCGCCACCGCGATCGGTTTCGCGCCGCCGCACCTGTCGCTTTACCATTTGACGCTGGAGCCGAATACCTATTTCGCCAAGTACCCGCCAGTAGTGCCGGACGACGACGCCAGCGCCGAAATGCAGGACATGATCAGCGCCCAGACCGGCGCCGCGGGCTACGGACACTACGAAGTGTCAGCCTACGCCCAGCCTGGCCGCCAGGCGCGCCACAACCTCAATTACTGGCAATTCGGCGACTATCTCGGCATCGGCGCCGGCGCCCATTCCAAGCTGTCTTTCCCGCATCGCGTAATCCGCCAGATGCGCTACAAGCAGCCCAAGGCTTACCTGGAACATAGCCGCTTGGGCAATGTGGTGCAGGAAGAGGTAGAAATCGGCCGCGACGATCTCGGCTTCGAATTCATGCTCAATGCGCTGCGCTTGAATAATGGTTTTGAAGTCAACCAGTTCAGTGAGCGCACCGGCCTGGCGCTGAACGTCATCGAGAAATCGCTGAACCAGGCCGAAGCCAAGGGGCTGCTGTATCGCGATCACAAAATCATCCGCCCGACCGAGTTGGGACGGCGTTTCCTGAATGATTTGCAGCAAATGTTCCTGTTGGATTGA
- the tmk gene encoding dTMP kinase, with the protein MASGKFITFEGIDGAGKSTHIGFVADLLRSRGLNVVTTREPGGTALGEALREVLLHQKMHLETEAMLMFAARREHLAQVIEPALARGDWVISDRFTDATFAYQGGGRQLPLAKLEALEQWVHPHLQPDLTLLFDVPLEVARMRLDATRTLDKFEQEKADFFAATRAEYLRRAAQFPQRFRIIDATRTIPEIQQELAQIIAALQGPAA; encoded by the coding sequence ATGGCATCAGGAAAGTTCATTACATTCGAAGGCATCGACGGCGCCGGCAAATCGACCCATATCGGTTTCGTCGCAGACTTGCTGCGCTCGCGCGGGCTGAATGTCGTCACCACGCGCGAACCCGGCGGGACGGCGCTAGGCGAGGCCTTGCGCGAAGTGCTGCTGCATCAGAAGATGCATCTGGAAACCGAGGCGATGCTGATGTTCGCCGCTCGCCGCGAACATCTGGCGCAAGTCATCGAGCCGGCGCTGGCGCGCGGCGATTGGGTGATTTCAGATCGTTTCACCGACGCCACCTTTGCCTACCAGGGCGGTGGTCGGCAATTGCCGCTGGCAAAACTGGAGGCACTGGAGCAGTGGGTGCATCCGCATCTGCAACCGGACCTGACCCTGCTGTTTGATGTGCCGCTGGAAGTGGCGCGCATGCGTCTCGATGCGACGCGCACACTGGACAAGTTTGAACAAGAAAAGGCCGACTTCTTCGCCGCCACGCGCGCTGAATATTTGCGCCGCGCGGCGCAGTTTCCTCAACGTTTCCGCATCATCGATGCCACCCGGACGATTCCCGAGATCCAGCAGGAGCTGGCGCAGATCATCGCCGCACTACAAGGACCGGCGGCCTGA
- a CDS encoding DNA polymerase III subunit delta', which yields MSNSLFPWQEGVWQQLQQMRARLPHAILFHGAEGIGKTVFAEQFAQSLLCEQPQADGHACGTCGSCGWFVQYNHPDYRRVRPEILDGDEAGEGDDGEAGDGKKSAKATKAPSKEIKIDQVRALSGFMNISTHRQGQRVVLLYPAEALNTASANALLKTLEEPPPNTVFLLCSNSLDRLLPTILSRCRKFAMPLPSPAEALSWLRQQGLKEADANALLAEQGGAPLTAYAQSQSDGRELIDEFLEHLTRPGIDGALKCAEHLQKTPVVELVAWQQRWLYDLFSFKMSGTIRYYPRYEKALAALAAKVETGALLRALKATGERRAIAEHPLSARLFIEEMLLDYAAMFA from the coding sequence ATGAGTAACTCTTTGTTCCCGTGGCAGGAAGGCGTCTGGCAGCAGCTGCAGCAAATGCGGGCGCGCCTGCCGCACGCTATCCTGTTTCATGGCGCTGAAGGCATCGGCAAGACGGTTTTTGCGGAACAGTTCGCGCAGTCGTTGCTGTGCGAGCAGCCGCAGGCCGATGGCCATGCTTGTGGTACTTGTGGTTCCTGCGGCTGGTTCGTCCAATACAACCATCCAGATTACCGCCGGGTGCGTCCGGAAATTCTCGATGGCGACGAAGCCGGGGAGGGTGATGATGGCGAGGCGGGCGACGGCAAGAAGAGCGCCAAGGCGACCAAGGCGCCGTCCAAGGAAATCAAGATCGACCAGGTCCGGGCCTTGTCCGGTTTCATGAATATCTCGACGCATCGGCAGGGCCAGCGGGTGGTATTGTTGTATCCGGCCGAGGCTTTGAATACGGCCTCTGCCAATGCCTTGCTGAAAACGCTGGAAGAGCCGCCGCCGAATACCGTGTTCCTGTTGTGTTCCAACAGCCTGGATCGCTTGCTGCCGACCATCCTGTCGCGTTGCCGCAAGTTTGCCATGCCGCTGCCTTCGCCGGCAGAGGCGCTGTCCTGGCTGCGCCAGCAGGGCTTGAAAGAAGCCGATGCGAATGCTTTGCTGGCGGAGCAGGGCGGCGCGCCGTTGACGGCTTACGCGCAATCGCAGAGCGACGGTCGTGAACTGATCGACGAATTCCTGGAGCATTTGACCCGGCCCGGCATCGATGGCGCCTTGAAATGTGCGGAACATTTGCAGAAAACGCCGGTTGTCGAGTTGGTGGCCTGGCAGCAGCGCTGGCTGTATGACCTGTTTTCTTTCAAAATGTCCGGCACAATCCGGTATTATCCCCGTTATGAGAAAGCGCTTGCAGCGCTGGCCGCCAAGGTTGAAACTGGCGCCTTGCTGCGGGCCTTGAAGGCGACCGGCGAGCGTCGGGCGATTGCGGAGCATCCGCTCTCGGCGCGGCTCTTCATTGAAGAGATGCTGCTTGATTACGCCGCTATGTTTGCTTGA
- the rdgB gene encoding RdgB/HAM1 family non-canonical purine NTP pyrophosphatase gives MSRTLVLASNNAGKLKEFGQLLAQIDFDVRPQGEFEVPEAEEPYLTFVENALTKARHASRLTGLPALADDSGVCVNALGGAPGVLSARYAGEPKSDAENNRKLVADLAPHADKSAYYYCVLVFVRHADDPQPVIADGRWNGVIIDTPRGEGGFGYDPYFLLPEQNKTAAEFSAAEKNAISHRGQALRALVEKLR, from the coding sequence ATGTCACGCACCTTGGTTCTGGCCTCCAATAACGCCGGTAAATTAAAAGAATTCGGCCAATTGCTGGCGCAGATCGATTTCGACGTTCGTCCGCAGGGCGAATTCGAGGTGCCTGAGGCGGAAGAGCCGTATCTGACCTTTGTCGAAAATGCATTGACCAAGGCGCGCCACGCATCGCGCCTGACCGGTCTGCCGGCACTGGCCGATGACTCCGGCGTGTGCGTCAACGCGCTGGGCGGCGCCCCCGGCGTCTTGTCGGCGCGATATGCCGGCGAGCCGAAATCTGACGCTGAGAACAATCGCAAGCTGGTTGCCGATCTGGCGCCGCATGCCGATAAATCGGCCTATTATTACTGTGTGCTGGTGTTTGTGCGTCATGCCGATGATCCGCAACCGGTGATTGCCGATGGCCGCTGGAACGGCGTCATCATCGATACGCCGCGCGGTGAGGGCGGGTTCGGCTACGATCCGTATTTCCTGCTGCCTGAGCAGAATAAAACCGCGGCTGAATTCAGCGCCGCCGAAAAGAATGCGATTTCGCACCGCGGCCAGGCGCTGCGTGCACTGGTAGAAAAGTTGCGATGA
- a CDS encoding NHL repeat-containing protein has product MNKLSARLSLCLFALMLTACCRSSQPSCTTIDNTKAGSSEGSSGNASFNQPAGIATDLAGNLFVSDTGNNTVRKITAAGVVTTVAGSAGNAGNKDGTAQQARFSEPNGIAIDLAGNLYVADTQNNTIRKISSAGFISTLAGSPGQAGRDDGSTGNARFNQPWGITLDAAGNLYVADTGNNAIRKITTTGLVSTIAGTPGFAGNSDGNGSGAQFNQPHGIAIDTSANLYIADTNNNTIRKLTQTGDVSTLAGDVAGNSDGSGQRARFNQPIGIAVDSAGNIRVTDTGNQLIRNVSMSGVVNTIAGTAGISGYTDGTGSNARFDQPMGIATDAANNMYVADTVNNVIRKITTSGLVSTLLRGDGSSQCLCLFNF; this is encoded by the coding sequence TTGAATAAATTATCCGCCCGACTCTCTTTGTGCCTGTTTGCCTTAATGCTGACTGCATGCTGCCGCAGCAGCCAGCCAAGTTGCACCACTATCGACAATACCAAGGCGGGGAGCAGCGAAGGTAGTAGCGGTAACGCCAGCTTCAACCAGCCCGCGGGGATCGCCACCGATCTGGCCGGCAATCTGTTTGTCAGCGATACCGGCAACAACACCGTCCGCAAAATAACAGCCGCCGGCGTAGTGACCACCGTGGCCGGCAGCGCCGGCAATGCGGGCAACAAGGACGGCACGGCGCAACAGGCGCGGTTCAGCGAGCCCAACGGCATCGCGATCGATCTGGCCGGCAACCTGTACGTGGCCGATACGCAAAACAATACGATCCGCAAGATCTCGTCCGCAGGCTTCATCTCGACACTGGCCGGTAGCCCCGGCCAGGCCGGACGCGACGACGGCAGCACAGGGAACGCACGTTTCAACCAGCCTTGGGGGATTACGCTCGACGCGGCCGGCAATCTGTATGTCGCTGATACTGGTAACAACGCGATCCGCAAGATCACCACTACGGGCCTAGTAAGCACCATCGCCGGCACGCCGGGTTTTGCCGGGAACAGCGACGGCAACGGAAGCGGTGCGCAATTCAATCAGCCGCATGGCATCGCAATCGACACCTCGGCCAATCTGTACATTGCCGACACGAATAACAACACGATCCGCAAGCTGACCCAGACGGGCGATGTCAGCACCCTGGCAGGTGACGTCGCAGGTAACAGCGACGGCAGCGGCCAGCGCGCCCGCTTCAACCAGCCGATCGGCATCGCGGTCGACAGTGCCGGCAATATACGGGTGACGGACACCGGCAACCAGCTGATTCGCAATGTCTCCATGTCCGGCGTGGTCAATACCATCGCCGGTACAGCGGGAATCTCCGGCTATACGGATGGCACCGGCAGCAACGCACGTTTCGACCAGCCCATGGGCATCGCCACCGATGCGGCAAATAATATGTACGTTGCAGACACCGTCAACAATGTGATCCGCAAAATCACGACCAGCGGGCTGGTGAGTACCTTGTTGCGAGGCGATGGCTCGTCGCAATGCTTGTGCCTGTTTAACTTCTAA
- a CDS encoding DUF4936 family protein: MSNDLYIYYRVAASNAQQFNSAAAAMQAGLSQQHRIVSALKRRPETEDDRHTWMEVYASVPPDFAQVVEQAAAQHGLARFIDGPRHTEFFVNISSCA, encoded by the coding sequence ATGAGCAACGATCTGTATATCTATTACCGGGTGGCCGCCAGCAATGCCCAACAATTCAACAGTGCCGCTGCGGCGATGCAAGCCGGCCTGTCGCAGCAACACCGGATCGTCAGCGCCCTCAAGCGTCGGCCCGAGACCGAAGATGATCGCCATACCTGGATGGAAGTGTATGCTTCGGTACCGCCGGATTTTGCGCAAGTTGTTGAACAAGCGGCAGCCCAGCATGGGCTCGCCAGGTTTATCGATGGTCCTCGTCATACTGAATTTTTTGTGAATATTTCATCATGTGCTTGA
- a CDS encoding MORN repeat-containing protein, producing MLNNVTVVKCERVLVAAALAAVFACSPSSTLAVQVAAATVPDAITPDGGRYFGQLVDGKLQAQGRIEWANGAWYEGEFDKGLLSGKGKYRWTNGTYYEGTLKDGMLTGQGRMVEPEGAVYVGQFANDQFNGQGRYQLADGSVYEGGFVDGLYDGNGKWRGHGEEYVGAFHKGKYNGHGELTYENGRKFTGEFVDGMYQGRGRYELPDGQFYEGDFDKDKFTGNGVHGYKSGVLHTGDFVNWLAEGAGTLSSPQGDMYQGTFVKGELVGKGTFIGKDGSRYEGEFKGSKFHGQGTYRDVGGNEYVGSFKYGVYDGEGVFTYAEAQEDGRTKDSGTWRYGQFEDKAALRNIQENVETAIYRQRALLDKTLAGLAPHEPGKINLYLLAIGGDGSQEVFHRETDFVRQQFDRDYGTEGRSVALINSRKTVSEVPMATLTSIRESVSAIAARMDKENDILFLFLTSHGSKDHEFKLDQNGMDYAVSKQRSWGKYWPSRGFAGK from the coding sequence ATGCTCAATAACGTCACCGTAGTTAAATGCGAAAGAGTGCTCGTTGCTGCAGCGCTTGCAGCCGTATTCGCCTGTTCTCCATCGTCAACGCTCGCCGTTCAAGTTGCGGCCGCAACAGTTCCCGACGCAATCACGCCGGATGGTGGCCGGTACTTTGGCCAACTGGTGGATGGAAAGCTGCAGGCACAAGGCAGGATCGAATGGGCTAACGGCGCCTGGTACGAAGGTGAGTTCGACAAAGGGTTATTGTCCGGAAAAGGTAAATACCGATGGACTAACGGTACTTACTATGAGGGCACTCTCAAGGACGGCATGCTGACCGGCCAGGGGCGCATGGTCGAGCCGGAGGGCGCGGTTTATGTCGGTCAGTTCGCCAATGACCAATTCAACGGTCAGGGACGATACCAGCTGGCCGACGGCAGCGTGTATGAAGGCGGTTTCGTCGACGGCTTGTACGATGGAAACGGCAAGTGGCGCGGGCATGGCGAAGAATATGTCGGGGCTTTTCACAAGGGAAAGTACAACGGTCATGGCGAACTCACGTACGAGAACGGCCGTAAATTCACGGGTGAATTCGTGGATGGCATGTATCAGGGAAGAGGCCGTTATGAGTTGCCGGACGGGCAGTTCTATGAAGGCGACTTTGACAAGGATAAGTTCACCGGCAATGGCGTCCACGGCTACAAAAGCGGCGTGCTGCACACCGGTGATTTCGTCAATTGGCTAGCAGAAGGCGCCGGCACGCTTTCCAGTCCACAAGGGGATATGTATCAAGGTACTTTTGTCAAAGGCGAACTGGTCGGCAAAGGAACCTTTATCGGCAAGGATGGCAGCCGCTACGAAGGCGAGTTCAAAGGCAGCAAGTTTCACGGGCAGGGTACCTACAGGGACGTCGGGGGCAACGAATACGTAGGCAGTTTCAAGTACGGCGTGTATGACGGTGAGGGTGTTTTTACCTACGCCGAGGCGCAAGAGGATGGTCGCACCAAGGATAGTGGTACGTGGCGCTATGGACAGTTCGAGGATAAGGCCGCCTTGCGGAACATTCAGGAAAACGTCGAAACAGCCATCTATCGTCAGCGGGCTTTGCTCGACAAGACTTTGGCTGGGCTGGCGCCGCATGAGCCTGGCAAGATCAATCTGTATTTGCTGGCGATAGGCGGCGACGGTTCGCAAGAGGTGTTTCATCGCGAGACCGATTTTGTCCGCCAGCAGTTCGACCGTGACTACGGTACCGAGGGGCGTTCGGTGGCCTTGATCAACAGTCGCAAAACAGTATCTGAGGTGCCGATGGCGACCTTGACCAGCATCCGCGAAAGCGTGTCTGCCATTGCTGCCCGGATGGACAAGGAAAACGACATCCTGTTTCTGTTCCTTACCAGCCATGGATCAAAGGATCATGAATTCAAGCTGGACCAGAACGGCATGGATTACGCGGTCTCGAAGCAAAGGAGCTGGGGAAAATACTGGCCGAGTCGGGGATTCGCTGGAAAGTAG
- a CDS encoding YgfZ/GcvT domain-containing protein → MNEITSTWLNFLQQQQLPSTPAPFDASQSFVAPLTDLGLIALTGEDAASFLHTQLTNDVQGLSVEQARLAGYCSPKGRLLATFLMWKTGDTILLQLPRNLQATLQKRLQMFVMRAKAKLADVSDGQVILGLAGNAVAATLAPWFPALPTKPYAKIDNSHGTLIRLADAESAPRYQWITSPDIAIAAWPQLTQNLPATDARRWRLTEILAGVPQITTLTQEQFVPQMINFEVIGGVNFKKGCYPGQEIVARSQYLGKLKRRAVLARVAAMDVAAATEVFSSADPGQPCGMIVNAEADSASHSVCLVEIKLAALEDGGSFHLGAADGPQLTVGTLPYVITDVTASEQPA, encoded by the coding sequence ATGAATGAAATAACAAGCACCTGGCTGAATTTCCTGCAGCAACAACAGCTCCCTAGTACACCCGCACCTTTCGATGCGAGCCAGTCTTTTGTTGCGCCTTTGACCGATCTCGGCCTGATTGCACTGACTGGAGAAGATGCGGCCAGCTTCCTGCACACGCAGTTGACCAATGACGTTCAAGGCCTTTCTGTCGAGCAAGCCCGCCTGGCCGGCTATTGCTCTCCGAAGGGACGTCTGCTGGCAACCTTCCTGATGTGGAAAACCGGCGACACCATCCTGCTGCAGTTGCCGCGCAACCTGCAGGCAACGCTGCAGAAACGTTTGCAAATGTTTGTCATGCGCGCAAAAGCAAAACTGGCGGATGTCTCGGACGGCCAGGTCATACTCGGCCTGGCCGGCAATGCCGTGGCCGCGACGCTGGCGCCATGGTTCCCAGCGTTACCGACTAAACCCTACGCCAAGATCGACAACAGCCACGGCACATTGATCCGCCTCGCCGATGCCGAAAGTGCTCCGCGTTACCAATGGATCACCAGTCCCGACATCGCCATCGCCGCCTGGCCGCAACTGACGCAGAACCTGCCGGCGACAGACGCCCGGCGCTGGCGGCTGACCGAAATCCTGGCTGGCGTCCCGCAAATCACTACGCTGACACAAGAACAGTTCGTGCCGCAAATGATCAACTTTGAAGTCATCGGCGGCGTCAATTTCAAGAAAGGCTGCTATCCAGGGCAGGAAATCGTCGCCCGCAGCCAGTATCTAGGCAAATTGAAGCGCCGTGCCGTGCTGGCGCGCGTGGCGGCTATGGATGTTGCCGCTGCAACCGAGGTATTCTCCAGCGCCGATCCAGGACAGCCGTGCGGCATGATCGTCAACGCCGAGGCCGATAGCGCCAGCCACAGTGTCTGCCTCGTCGAAATCAAACTGGCAGCGCTGGAAGATGGCGGCAGCTTCCACCTCGGTGCGGCGGATGGGCCGCAACTGACTGTCGGAACATTGCCATATGTGATTACCGATGTCACCGCAAGCGAGCAACCGGCGTAG
- a CDS encoding C13 family peptidase, with translation MVVSACYAGGFIDPLKDEHTMVMTAARRDRTSFGCADDRDFTYFGKAFFERSLPGSRSFGDAFDKAKALVATWETEDFKDAKEPGEVTHSEPQIYRGALIDAYLKKWQAQKKPTLAAKDVKQQSSAQLADEK, from the coding sequence GTGGTGGTGTCGGCCTGCTATGCGGGCGGCTTCATCGATCCCCTCAAGGATGAACACACGATGGTCATGACAGCCGCACGCCGCGACCGGACTTCCTTCGGCTGCGCCGACGACCGCGATTTCACTTACTTCGGCAAGGCGTTCTTCGAGCGTTCCTTGCCTGGCAGCCGTTCTTTCGGTGATGCTTTCGACAAGGCCAAGGCACTTGTCGCGACCTGGGAAACGGAAGATTTCAAGGATGCCAAGGAACCCGGAGAAGTGACCCATTCGGAACCTCAAATCTATCGTGGAGCGTTGATCGACGCCTATCTAAAAAAATGGCAGGCGCAGAAGAAGCCGACGCTGGCGGCGAAAGATGTGAAGCAGCAATCAAGCGCGCAGCTAGCTGACGAAAAATAG
- a CDS encoding chloride channel protein has product MSSHHNLHKRDFAANTRLLKIALIAVIIGGCGTLAAFVLLNLIRMFTNLFFYQSVSFAAHSPADNHLGAWVIALPVLGGLIVGLIARFGSDKIRGHGIPEAIEAILFGKSKMSAKVAVLKPLSSGIVIGSGGPFGAEGPIIMTGGAIGSLIAQHFHLTAAERKTLLVAGAAAGMTAVFGTPVAAVLLAVELLLFELRPRSLLPVIVACAVAGFTRPLLLESGPLFPLQTSEVGVSALFSCVIAGILGGALSALMSTALYKVEDMFGKLPIHWMWWPALGGIAVGIGGYLEPRALGVGYDVIGDLLNGNLALQLVLGLLLVKAVIWVIALGSGTSGGVLAPLLIIGAGLGTVLAPWLPGGDAHLWPLVCMAAVLAGVLGAPLTAAVFAFGLTHDTNALLPLLLTTGVAYGFTVLTMKRSIMTEKIARRGYHIYREYGVDPLERQHVDEVMSHTVTAIPANLAIAEVLERYFGTQQAHRCYPVVDEEQRLLGMVERSSFGPRVDGSNPLTTLFSPVHQTPSSALMALPSETCRIAAARMASHHLERLPVVSDLESRRLIGIISRSDLIKPSRLFFDEEQKRERLIS; this is encoded by the coding sequence ATGTCATCCCACCACAATCTGCACAAACGCGACTTCGCTGCCAACACTCGCCTGCTCAAGATTGCATTGATCGCCGTCATCATCGGCGGCTGCGGCACGCTGGCGGCATTCGTACTGCTCAATCTGATCAGGATGTTCACCAATCTGTTTTTCTACCAATCCGTCTCCTTCGCTGCGCATTCGCCGGCCGATAACCATCTCGGCGCCTGGGTCATTGCCCTGCCGGTGCTGGGTGGCCTGATCGTCGGCCTGATTGCCCGCTTCGGCTCGGACAAGATCCGCGGACACGGCATCCCGGAAGCGATCGAAGCGATCCTGTTCGGCAAGAGCAAGATGTCGGCCAAGGTCGCTGTGCTCAAGCCGCTGTCGTCCGGCATCGTGATCGGCAGCGGCGGACCGTTTGGCGCCGAGGGCCCGATCATCATGACCGGCGGCGCCATCGGTTCACTGATTGCACAGCACTTCCACCTGACCGCAGCTGAGCGCAAGACCTTGCTGGTGGCCGGCGCTGCGGCCGGCATGACCGCGGTGTTCGGCACACCGGTGGCGGCCGTGCTACTGGCAGTGGAACTGCTGCTATTCGAATTGCGCCCGCGCAGCTTGCTGCCAGTCATCGTGGCCTGCGCGGTCGCAGGTTTTACCCGACCTTTGTTGCTGGAAAGCGGCCCGCTGTTCCCACTGCAGACATCGGAAGTCGGCGTCAGTGCGCTCTTTTCCTGTGTCATTGCCGGCATTCTCGGTGGCGCGTTGTCGGCACTAATGTCGACTGCGTTGTACAAAGTCGAAGACATGTTCGGAAAATTGCCGATCCACTGGATGTGGTGGCCGGCGCTGGGCGGCATCGCAGTCGGCATCGGCGGTTATCTCGAACCGCGTGCGCTCGGCGTCGGCTACGACGTCATCGGCGATCTGCTCAATGGAAATCTGGCCTTGCAACTGGTCCTGGGGCTGTTGTTGGTCAAGGCAGTGATCTGGGTCATCGCGCTCGGCTCCGGCACCTCCGGCGGTGTGCTGGCGCCGTTGCTGATCATCGGCGCCGGATTAGGGACGGTGTTGGCGCCTTGGCTACCGGGCGGCGACGCGCATTTGTGGCCGTTGGTATGTATGGCGGCAGTGTTGGCCGGCGTGCTGGGCGCGCCGCTTACCGCGGCAGTATTCGCGTTCGGCTTGACACACGACACCAACGCCCTGCTGCCGCTACTGCTCACCACCGGTGTCGCCTATGGCTTTACCGTGCTCACCATGAAGCGCTCGATCATGACCGAGAAAATCGCCCGGCGCGGCTATCACATCTACCGCGAATACGGTGTCGATCCATTGGAGCGCCAGCATGTCGATGAAGTGATGAGCCATACCGTAACGGCAATTCCGGCCAACCTGGCTATCGCGGAAGTCCTTGAGCGCTATTTCGGCACGCAGCAAGCGCACCGATGCTATCCGGTAGTTGACGAGGAACAGCGCCTGCTGGGCATGGTCGAGCGCAGCAGTTTCGGTCCACGGGTCGACGGTAGCAATCCGTTGACGACCTTGTTCAGTCCCGTACACCAGACGCCATCCTCAGCACTGATGGCGCTGCCGTCCGAAACCTGCCGCATCGCAGCGGCAAGGATGGCCAGCCATCATCTGGAACGGCTGCCTGTGGTCAGCGATCTGGAAAGTCGGCGCCTGATCGGAATTATCAGCCGCAGCGACCTGATCAAGCCGTCACGCTTGTTCTTTGATGAAGAACAGAAGCGTGAGCGGCTGATAAGCTAG
- a CDS encoding PilZ domain-containing protein: MAENSISTPEPVKLARPSVLSLVIKEKSALYAAYMPFLTNGGIFVPTNKTYRIGDEIYLILSLMDDAAKYPIAARVAWITPKNANNNKAQGVGVHFPDDDSGQRLRKRIEEVLGSALGSARPTHTY; encoded by the coding sequence ATGGCAGAAAACTCGATAAGCACGCCCGAGCCGGTCAAGCTGGCCAGGCCGTCGGTGTTGTCCCTGGTGATCAAGGAAAAATCGGCGCTGTATGCGGCTTACATGCCGTTCCTGACGAACGGCGGTATCTTCGTGCCGACCAACAAGACCTATCGCATTGGCGACGAGATCTACCTGATCCTGAGCTTGATGGATGACGCCGCCAAGTATCCGATCGCGGCCCGGGTCGCATGGATCACACCGAAGAACGCCAATAACAACAAGGCGCAAGGTGTCGGCGTGCATTTCCCTGACGACGACAGCGGCCAGCGCCTGCGCAAGCGTATCGAAGAGGTGCTGGGCTCTGCATTGGGATCGGCGCGGCCAACGCATACTTACTAA
- a CDS encoding GNAT family N-acetyltransferase, giving the protein MDYSFRLANQQDLPAIVAIYNSTVASREVTADTEPVSVESRQAWFDHHNPERRPLWVVEQDGAILGWLSYSDFYGRPAYAGTAELSIYLHEDARGKGLGRYLLGQAIDHAPAIGVHTLLGFVFGHNQPSLKLFDAFGFERWANMPRVATLDGIERDLVILGKRVA; this is encoded by the coding sequence ATGGATTACAGCTTTAGATTGGCAAACCAGCAGGATCTGCCGGCAATTGTCGCCATTTATAACAGCACGGTCGCTTCGCGCGAAGTGACCGCCGATACCGAGCCGGTTTCGGTCGAATCGCGCCAGGCCTGGTTCGATCATCACAATCCCGAGCGCCGACCGCTATGGGTGGTGGAGCAGGATGGCGCCATCCTCGGCTGGTTGTCGTATTCCGATTTCTACGGTCGCCCGGCTTATGCGGGCACTGCCGAGTTGTCGATCTATCTCCACGAAGATGCGCGCGGTAAAGGCCTTGGTCGTTACCTGCTGGGGCAAGCCATCGACCATGCACCGGCCATCGGCGTGCATACCTTGCTTGGTTTCGTGTTCGGCCATAACCAGCCCAGCCTGAAATTGTTCGATGCCTTCGGTTTCGAGCGTTGGGCCAATATGCCCCGGGTTGCTACCTTGGACGGCATTGAGCGCGATCTGGTGATCCTCGGCAAGCGCGTCGCGTAA